The Aestuariibius sp. HNIBRBA575 nucleotide sequence GGGCACACGCATCACGGCCAAAGCCCCGTTTTAAAAAGAAAAAGCGCCCCACTGGGACGCTCTCTTGGCTATGTTTTGTTGCAGTTAGGTGTTGATCCAACCAGAGATGGACTTCACCTCCAGAAATTCCTCAAGCCCAAATGCGCCCCCTTCACGGGCCCGACCGGATGACTTTTTGCCACCAAAAGGCATGCCCTGTGCGCGGCCCTGACCATTGATTTCAACCATGCCGGATTCAAGCTGAAGCGAGAGCCGGTTGGCGCGTGCGGCATCTTGGGTCTGAACATAGTTTGTCAGGCCGTATTCCGTGTCGTTGGCGATGCGAACGGCCTCTTCCTCGGAGTCAAAAGGAATGATCGACAAAACAGGACCAAAGATTTCCTGCTGCGCGATTGTCATGTCATTGCTGACATCGGCAAACACGGTTGGGCGGACATAATAGCCACGATTGACGCCTTCTGGCAGGCCGGGGCCGCCCGCAATCAACCGCGCACCTTCGTTGATGCCCGTTTCGATCAATCCCTGAATTTGGTCCCATTGGCGTTTATTGACGACCGGACCAATATGGCGGCCTTCTTCGGTTGGTGTACCAACCTTGATACTGTCTGCGGTTTCGCGTGCAATTTCCAACGTTTGATCATAAACGGTGCGGTCCACCAACATGCGGCTGGGGGCATTGCAGGATTGACCGGTATTGTTCATCATATGCAGAACGCCGCGTTTAACCGCTTTGTCATCCGCATCCGCAAAAATCAGGTTCGCCCCTTTGCCGCCCAATTCCAGTGTCACACGTTTCATTGTGTCGGCGGCCGCCTTGGAAATAGCGCGCCCCGCACGGGTTGAACCGGTAAAGCTGATCATCTGAACATCCTTGTGTTCAGAGAGCTGCGTGCCCACACCCAGCCCGTCGCCATTCACCAGATTGAACACCCCGGCTGGCAGGCCGGCATCGTGCAAAAACTCTGCAAATAGCATCGAAGAGAGCGGCGCCTCTTCTGAGGGTTTTAACACGCAGGTACATCCGGCGAGTAGGGCCGGTATGACCTTCAGAGTGACTTGATTCATTGGCCAATTCCAAGGGGTTATCAAGCCAACAACGCCAATCGGTTCATAGGATAGACGGTCATTGGGCGCATGTTCACCAGCGTCCTTGACCCACTGAAAATTCTTGGCCGCGTCCAGAAAACCCTGTGTGTGCCATGGAATGCTCGTGGCCTGAGAATTCCGCGCCAATGTGATCGGGGCCCCCATTTCCAAGCTGATCGCTTGGGCCATTTCTTCTTTGCGAGCTTCGTATTGCTCTAGGAATTTTTCGATAATCGCAACGCGCGCGGATGGGTCCGTTGCACGCCAAGCGGGCCACGCGGATTTGGCGGCCGCAACGGCGGCATCGGTATCTGCCTGATCGCCCAAGGAAATGACCGCGCAGGGGTCTTCGTTTGATGGATTGATCACATCGTGATCACGGGGGGATGCAGGCGCAACCCACGCTCCGTCAATATAGAACTCGCGTTTTTTGATCATATTATTTCTCCCTTCCGACAAGCCTTGGCAGGATTGCCGAGTATTTGCAAGCAAAGCTGGCTTTTGACGTTTTTCAAACCTATATCCAAATACAGAACGCAGAAGATGTTCTATCTGCGACATATCGCTGGAGATAAACATGGGTATTCGGATAAACGAAGTCATCCCCAATTTGACCGTTGAAACGGATCAAGGGTCGTTGAACCTGCATGATTGGGTTGGGGGCAATTGGTCCATTCTGTTTTCACATCCCAAAGATTTCACCCCCGTTTGCACCACCGAATTTGGTGCCGTGGCGCAGCTGGCGGATGAATGGGACAAACGCAACGTGAATGTCATGGGCGTTTCCGTTGATGGTGTAGAAGAGCACATCAAATGGAAAGCGGATATTGAGAAAGCCGGTGGTGCAACGCCGAATTTCCCAATTGTTGCGGACCAGGGTCTGGCCTTGTCCAAAGCGTTCGACATGTTGCCAGCCGAGGCAATTTTGCCCGATGGGCGCACGCCAAATGACACGGCCACCGTGCGGTCAGTTTTCATCATTGGCCCAGACAACCAATTGAAGCTGTCCATGACCTATCCGATGAATGTCGGGCGCAATTTCGCTGAGGTTCTGCGCGCTGTGGATGCGTTGCAAACGGCCAATGGTCAGGGCGTTGCAACGCCTGCCAATTGGGTGCCCGGTGGGGACGTGATTGTACCGATGACCGTGTCAGACGAAGACGCGCGCGCCAAATATGGCGAGGTGGATATGGTGCTGCCTTATCTGCGCAAAGTGAAGCTGTAACTGTTTTGGCGTGCATCCAGGGATGCGCGCCATTTGCCTTAGAAAAGAGCGCGCAATATGCATGAAAAGAACCCGGATGTCCGGCCCGCCCAGCAGCGGATCAAACGCAAACCCGAAGACGTCGCTGCAACGCCGCCCGAACCACGGTCCTTTAAAACTGCGTTCACGCCAGAATTTCTAAAACCCTATCACAAAGGGGTTATGGACTATACATATAAGGGTGTGAGCTGTCTCAAAAGCCCGATTGATCTGGCAATCTATATGAAGCTGATCTTTGACTTAAAGCCGGGATCGATCATCGAAATTGGGTCGTTTCACGGCGGGGCAGCACTGTTTTACGAAGATTTGTGCCGCAATTACGGGTTGGATACAGAAATCGTCACTGTTGATTTTCGCACCCTAGAAGAAAACCCAACCACACAAGCGTCAAAGAGCAAAGTTCGGTTCTATCAGGCTGATGCGGAACATCTTGAAGAAAGCGACCTGCATGCGGCGTTAGATACGCTGCCGCGGCCGTGGTTGGTGATCGAAGACAGCGCCCATACCTTTAGGGTCAGCCATGCGGTTATGGCCTATTTTGCCAAACGCATGCAGTCCGGCGAATATTTGTTGATCGAAGATGGCGTCATCGAGGACCAAGGCGGAAACTGGCGATATGACGGTGGCCCGAACCGCGCAGTTCACGAATATCTCAGGGATTTTCCTGACCATTATGACATCGACACTCATTACAATGACTTCTTTGGGGTTAATGCCAGCTTTAATCCCAACGGGTATTTGGTCAAACGATAACCCGCCGCGTTTGATCGCGATTAATCAAGAATGTTTACCTGATATTTAGAGCGCTGCGCGTTTAGTGGCGGGATGAAAAACGTTCTGGATTTCCTCCCTGCTATTGCATCATTGATGCTTTGTTTGCTGGTGACCCCCGTGATGGCTGTCGTTTCGACACCTATCGAACCGGGGTCATTGGTGCTGGTGGTTGCGTCCCCTACCCAAGATTTTGAACAATTGGTGCAAGATGCCGGTGGTCAGGTTGTCGGGGCTGAAAAGAGGTATCTATCGGTGCTTGGTGTTTCAGATGATCCGCAATTTGCGGACCGTCTGCTGGCGCTTGGGGCATGGGCGGTTCTGGACGGGTCAATACAAGCATGGCTGTGTGGGGAACTTAATGCGCAAACTAAATGAACTGGAAAACACACGACATTCCGCGTTGCGGATGCTCACGATTGTTACGGTTGTTGTTGGTGCCATTCCGATTATCGTCGCGGGGACGATCGGAAATTCTGTTTTTGCAATTGGTGGGCTTGCTGGGATGTTCGCCCTGCTCGCGGTTGCGTCCTATAAAAAAGGAACAGGTCTGGCCGGGCGGTTGGGTGTTACGATTTCACTGATCGGGGAAATTGCGCTGCTGACGGCGGCGTTTTCTGGTCATGCCTGGCAAATAGACAGCCACATGACCTATTTTGCCGGGCTGGCGATGGTGACGCTCCTTGTTGATCCCGTTGCATTGGTGGTCGGGGCTGGTGTGATCGCCTTGCACCATCTGGCTTTGACATTTGTAATGCCCAGCCTGATTTACCCTTCGACGGATCTATCGGCGAATATTGAACGGACGCTGTTTCACGCTGCCATTTTGGTCGTTGAAACGATCATTTTGGTTGTGGCTGCGCGCAATACGCACGCGCAGCTGCTAACGATCCAAACCGACAAATCGGCCCTGACGGATGCCATGTCTGCATTGGAACAGGAAATGGCTGTAATCGCAGAAAAGGATCGCGCCCAGACGAATGTCGTGACCCAATTGCGGACAGGTTTGTCAGAGGTGGAATCCGGAAATCTCAGGGCTGACATCACAGGACCATTCCCGACGGAATATGAGGATTTGCGCAAGAGCTTTAATGAGACCGTCAACGCCCTAAACGTTGCCGTTAGCACAGTCGTGTCTTTGTCCGATGGCATGCGGCTAAGTTCTGGGGAATTAGCAGCCTCGTCCAATCAGGTCGCCAAAAGCACGGAACAACAGGCCGAAACCCTGGCACGGGTGTCGGGTGCGGTGGTCAACATTTCAGACGCGATGAAAACATCTGTCGACACAACAGGTCGAACGCAGAACCGGTTTGATATCACCAGATCGGCTGCGGAAAACAGCGCGGTCATCGTCGAACGCGCGGTTACGGCCATGGACGCAATCGAAGAATCATCGGGTGAAATCAACAGCATCGTAAGCTTGATCGAAGACATCGCATTTCAAACAAACCTGTTGGCACTGAATGCAGGCGTAGAAGCCGCGCGTGCAGGTGAAGCGGGGGCCGGATTTGCGATTGTGGCATCCGAAGTGCGCGCCCTTGCATATCGGTCCTCTGAGGCCGCGCAAAATATCAATCGACTGATTGAACAAAGCGGCGAACAGGTTTCAGCTGGCGTCGTGTTGGTGAAAGAGGTGGGTGAGGCACTGACCGGTATCCTAACCGATGTGAAAGAAGCCTCTGAAAGTATTGTCGAAATCGCTAAATCAGCGCGGGATCAGTCCGATTCTGTATCAGAAATTCGGGCCGCGTTGGACACAATCGAAGGCATCACTCAGAGCAACGCCGCAAGATCAGAAGAAGCATTCGCCGCCACGGTTGGGTTGGATCAGTCCATGGATCAACTGACCAATACGCTCAAAAGGTTTGATGTGGGGGCACAACAAAACACCGCTGAACAGGCCGCGTGGAATGATGACAAAGAAAGCCTGAGCGAAGATTTTGCTCAGTTTGGCTGAGCTATGCCAAGGAAAAGAACGCCAAAAAAAGAGCCCCGGTAAATGCCGGGGCTCTTAAACGTTCAAAGAAGGTAGCGCTTAGTCAGCGGCTTCTTCTTGTTTGGCTTCTGTGCCTGTTTCCTGATCGACAACTTTCATGGACAGGCGAACCTTGCCACGATCATCAAAGCCAAGAAGCTTAACCCATACTTTTTGACCTTCTTTCAGAACGTCAGATGGGTGGTTCAGGCGACGATTTTCGATCTGA carries:
- a CDS encoding aldehyde dehydrogenase family protein → MIKKREFYIDGAWVAPASPRDHDVINPSNEDPCAVISLGDQADTDAAVAAAKSAWPAWRATDPSARVAIIEKFLEQYEARKEEMAQAISLEMGAPITLARNSQATSIPWHTQGFLDAAKNFQWVKDAGEHAPNDRLSYEPIGVVGLITPWNWPMNQVTLKVIPALLAGCTCVLKPSEEAPLSSMLFAEFLHDAGLPAGVFNLVNGDGLGVGTQLSEHKDVQMISFTGSTRAGRAISKAAADTMKRVTLELGGKGANLIFADADDKAVKRGVLHMMNNTGQSCNAPSRMLVDRTVYDQTLEIARETADSIKVGTPTEEGRHIGPVVNKRQWDQIQGLIETGINEGARLIAGGPGLPEGVNRGYYVRPTVFADVSNDMTIAQQEIFGPVLSIIPFDSEEEAVRIANDTEYGLTNYVQTQDAARANRLSLQLESGMVEINGQGRAQGMPFGGKKSSGRAREGGAFGLEEFLEVKSISGWINT
- a CDS encoding peroxiredoxin; the encoded protein is MGIRINEVIPNLTVETDQGSLNLHDWVGGNWSILFSHPKDFTPVCTTEFGAVAQLADEWDKRNVNVMGVSVDGVEEHIKWKADIEKAGGATPNFPIVADQGLALSKAFDMLPAEAILPDGRTPNDTATVRSVFIIGPDNQLKLSMTYPMNVGRNFAEVLRAVDALQTANGQGVATPANWVPGGDVIVPMTVSDEDARAKYGEVDMVLPYLRKVKL
- a CDS encoding CmcI family methyltransferase codes for the protein MHEKNPDVRPAQQRIKRKPEDVAATPPEPRSFKTAFTPEFLKPYHKGVMDYTYKGVSCLKSPIDLAIYMKLIFDLKPGSIIEIGSFHGGAALFYEDLCRNYGLDTEIVTVDFRTLEENPTTQASKSKVRFYQADAEHLEESDLHAALDTLPRPWLVIEDSAHTFRVSHAVMAYFAKRMQSGEYLLIEDGVIEDQGGNWRYDGGPNRAVHEYLRDFPDHYDIDTHYNDFFGVNASFNPNGYLVKR
- a CDS encoding methyl-accepting chemotaxis protein, producing the protein MRKLNELENTRHSALRMLTIVTVVVGAIPIIVAGTIGNSVFAIGGLAGMFALLAVASYKKGTGLAGRLGVTISLIGEIALLTAAFSGHAWQIDSHMTYFAGLAMVTLLVDPVALVVGAGVIALHHLALTFVMPSLIYPSTDLSANIERTLFHAAILVVETIILVVAARNTHAQLLTIQTDKSALTDAMSALEQEMAVIAEKDRAQTNVVTQLRTGLSEVESGNLRADITGPFPTEYEDLRKSFNETVNALNVAVSTVVSLSDGMRLSSGELAASSNQVAKSTEQQAETLARVSGAVVNISDAMKTSVDTTGRTQNRFDITRSAAENSAVIVERAVTAMDAIEESSGEINSIVSLIEDIAFQTNLLALNAGVEAARAGEAGAGFAIVASEVRALAYRSSEAAQNINRLIEQSGEQVSAGVVLVKEVGEALTGILTDVKEASESIVEIAKSARDQSDSVSEIRAALDTIEGITQSNAARSEEAFAATVGLDQSMDQLTNTLKRFDVGAQQNTAEQAAWNDDKESLSEDFAQFG